A section of the Subtercola frigoramans genome encodes:
- a CDS encoding TrmH family RNA methyltransferase, with protein MLDNPRSPRVRAVAKLAKKGARSETGLFLLEGPQAVAEALLFSPQLVVELYATPTALERYTDIAETAVDAGVDVEFVSEHVLEVMSDTVTPQGFIAVCHQFPTAIKDIFAAKPRLIAVLEEVRDPGNAGTIIRAADAAGADAVILTGRSVDLYNPKVVRSTTGSLFHLPVAVDANLDDVKRRVTEAGMQLLAADIKGDDLLEVRSTGLLAGPTVWLFGNEARGLTDENLTLADRVISVPIYGRAESMNLATAASVCLYESAFAQHSER; from the coding sequence ATGCTTGATAATCCGCGTTCACCGCGTGTTCGGGCCGTCGCCAAACTTGCAAAAAAAGGGGCCCGGTCTGAGACCGGGCTCTTTTTGTTGGAAGGCCCGCAGGCGGTAGCTGAAGCGCTCCTGTTCAGCCCCCAACTCGTCGTCGAACTGTATGCAACACCCACCGCCCTCGAGCGCTACACCGACATCGCCGAGACAGCAGTCGATGCCGGCGTCGATGTCGAGTTCGTCTCCGAACACGTGCTCGAAGTGATGTCCGACACCGTCACCCCGCAGGGCTTCATCGCCGTCTGTCACCAGTTCCCCACGGCGATCAAGGACATCTTCGCGGCCAAGCCACGCCTCATTGCCGTGCTCGAAGAAGTCCGCGACCCGGGCAACGCGGGCACGATCATCCGGGCTGCGGATGCTGCGGGGGCTGACGCGGTGATTCTCACCGGCCGCTCTGTCGACCTCTACAACCCCAAGGTGGTGCGGTCGACCACTGGCTCGCTGTTCCACCTGCCTGTGGCTGTCGATGCGAACCTCGACGACGTCAAGCGCAGGGTGACCGAGGCCGGAATGCAGCTCCTGGCGGCCGACATCAAGGGGGACGACCTTCTCGAGGTGCGTTCGACCGGGCTGCTGGCCGGCCCGACGGTGTGGTTGTTCGGCAATGAGGCTCGGGGTCTCACCGATGAGAACCTGACCCTCGCAGACAGGGTGATCTCGGTGCCGATCTACGGCAGGGCGGAGTCGATGAATCTCGCCACGGCCGCTTCCGTGTGCTTGTACGAGAGTGCGTTCGCCCAGCATTCAGAGCGGTAA
- the rplT gene encoding 50S ribosomal protein L20, with the protein MARVKRAVNAHKKRRVILERAEGYRGQRSRLYRKAKEQVTHSLVYSYRDRRARKGDFRRLWIQRINAAARLNGLTYNRLIQGLNLAGIEVDRRILADLAVTEPATFAALVASAKAALPEDTSAPKVDAAA; encoded by the coding sequence ATGGCAAGAGTAAAGAGGGCCGTCAACGCCCACAAGAAGCGTCGCGTAATTCTCGAGCGCGCAGAGGGCTACCGCGGCCAGCGTTCGCGCCTCTACCGCAAGGCCAAGGAGCAGGTCACCCACTCCCTCGTCTACTCGTACCGCGACCGCCGCGCACGCAAGGGTGACTTCCGTCGCCTGTGGATCCAGCGCATCAACGCGGCTGCCCGTCTCAACGGCCTCACGTACAACCGCCTCATCCAGGGTCTGAACCTGGCCGGCATCGAGGTCGACCGCCGTATTCTGGCCGACCTCGCCGTCACCGAGCCCGCCACGTTTGCGGCTCTCGTCGCCAGCGCAAAGGCTGCACTTCCCGAAGACACCTCGGCCCCGAAGGTCGACGCTGCCGCGTAG
- the rpmI gene encoding 50S ribosomal protein L35, translating to MPKMKTHSGAKKRFKITGSGKVMKQQAGMRHNLEVKSGQRKRRLNTDQVLAPQDAKVIKKLLGL from the coding sequence ATGCCCAAGATGAAGACCCACTCCGGAGCCAAGAAGCGATTCAAGATCACCGGCAGCGGCAAGGTCATGAAGCAGCAGGCCGGCATGCGCCACAACCTGGAAGTGAAGTCGGGCCAGCGCAAGCGCCGCCTGAACACCGACCAGGTTCTTGCCCCGCAGGACGCCAAGGTCATCAAGAAGCTCCTAGGCCTCTAG